The following proteins come from a genomic window of Blastocatellia bacterium:
- a CDS encoding 4Fe-4S dicluster domain-containing protein: protein MATGKKKGLLFDSTRCIGCGACYLACKERNRLPVTAEDPLADELSAVTYTVVQNRRGRFVRRLCMHCEDPTCASVCPVGALEKTPLGPVVYHPDRCIGCRYCMVACPFGVPRYEWRSRTPRVRKCDLCYDRVAAGLPTACAAVCPTGATRFGDRDELIEEARARIRAEPDRYHPHIYGLEEVGGTSVLLIADVAPENLGYRTDLSAEPLPLLTWNVLKKIPNFVLVGGVLLGGLWWITNRRIAVARAEREALGTNRQTEEGQPSDREEQV, encoded by the coding sequence ATGGCGACCGGGAAGAAGAAAGGATTGCTCTTTGACAGCACGCGCTGCATCGGCTGCGGAGCTTGCTACCTGGCCTGTAAAGAGCGGAATCGTCTTCCGGTGACGGCGGAGGACCCTCTCGCCGATGAGCTTTCGGCTGTGACCTACACGGTCGTTCAGAATCGGCGAGGGCGATTTGTCCGACGCCTGTGCATGCACTGTGAGGATCCGACCTGTGCGTCGGTCTGTCCGGTGGGGGCGCTGGAGAAGACGCCTCTCGGTCCGGTGGTTTACCATCCGGATCGGTGCATTGGCTGTCGGTATTGCATGGTAGCCTGTCCTTTTGGTGTCCCCCGGTACGAATGGCGGAGCCGGACGCCGCGCGTCCGCAAGTGCGACCTCTGTTACGATCGCGTGGCCGCCGGATTGCCGACGGCTTGCGCCGCCGTCTGTCCCACCGGGGCCACGAGATTCGGCGACCGCGATGAGCTGATCGAAGAAGCGCGCGCCCGCATTCGTGCTGAACCCGATCGGTATCATCCCCACATTTACGGACTGGAAGAAGTCGGTGGAACATCCGTCTTACTTATTGCCGATGTCGCCCCGGAGAACCTGGGCTATCGGACGGATCTGAGCGCCGAGCCGTTGCCGCTGTTGACCTGGAATGTGCTCAAGAAGATTCCCAACTTCGTCCTGGTGGGCGGAGTGCTTCTCGGAGGACTCTGGTGGATCACCAATCGTCGCATTGCAGTCGCACGGGCGGAGCGGGAGGCTCTGGGCACAAACCGGCAGACCGAAGAGGGCCAGCCCTCTGATCGGGAGGAGCAGGTATGA